One genomic window of Coffea eugenioides isolate CCC68of chromosome 1, Ceug_1.0, whole genome shotgun sequence includes the following:
- the LOC113767174 gene encoding putative B3 domain-containing protein At5g35780, with the protein MVQLARDTKISLPILDDHQLLDQEPFLNGKSAATQESTGQSKTKITFKKKLVVMIDIPDRVTKQKTGDICSLPSEQNQREQLPLELKKYVKELGAPGEPVLVIEKKLSSSDVNTGLQRLSIPVKQVLNHGFLTEEERRRFNIDNKQQEINALLIEPSLAQSGIKFKKWYMGNSEVYVLVSGWNEVVKRNGLKPETPVQLWSFKKDSQLYFVLVRL; encoded by the coding sequence ATGGTTCAATTGGCAAGAGATACCAAAATCAGTTTGCCCATTCTTGATGATCATCAGCTTCTCGATCAAGAACCATTCTTGAACGGAAAATCAGCGGCCACACAGGAATCTACTGGGCAAAGCAAGACGAAGATTACTTTTAAGAAGAAACTAGTTGTAATGATCGATATTCCTGATCGAGTGACGAAGCAGAAAACAGGCGATATTTGTTCTCTTCCGTCAGAACAGAACCAGCGGGAACAACTTCCACTGGAGTTGAAGAAGTACGTAAAGGAACTGGGGGCACCAGGGGAACCTGTTTTGGTGATTGAAAAGAAATTGTCTTCTTCAGACGTGAACACTGGGCTTCAAAGATTGTCGATTCCGGTAAAACAGGTTCTGAATCACGGGTTCTTGACAGAAGAAGAGAGGAGGAGATTCAACATTGATAACAAACAGCAAGAAATTAACGCCCTCTTAATTGAGCCATCACTTGCTCAATCAGGAATCAAGTTCAAAAAGTGGTATATGGGGAACTCTGAAGTGTACGTGTTGGTGAGTGGCTGGAATGAGGTTGTGAAGAGGAATGGATTGAAACCAGAAACACCAGTGCAGCTATGGTCATTCAAGAAGGATTCACAATTGTACTTTGTTTTGGTGCGGTTGTAA
- the LOC113767158 gene encoding B3 domain-containing protein At2g31420-like → MAVLNFRRRPRKSKYPQRSKFDSAQDEEILCPVIEKTVPFKKSIVNKGKKEVLLARTTGISSQNHNNLLRTRKGSADDLSGFRTLTEKTGKNWENRGKRTVQLARDTKISLPILDDHQLLDQEPFLNEKSAATQESTGQSKMKITFKKKLVVMIDIPDRVTKQKTGDICSLPSEQNQREQLPLELKKYVKELGATGDPVLVIEKKLSASDVNTGLQRLSIPVKQVLNHGFLTEEERRKFNIDNKQQEINALLIEPSLAQSGIKFKKWYMGNSEVYVLVSGWNEVVKRNGLKPETPVQLWSFKKDSQLYFVLVRL, encoded by the coding sequence ATGGCGGTTCTGAATTTCCGCCGACGCCCTCGAAAGAGCAAGTATCCTCAAAGATCAAAGTTCGATTCCGCTCAAGATGAGGAGATACTTTGTCCCGTGATTGAAAAAACAGTACCTTTCAAGAAATCCATTGTGAATAAGGGTAAAAAGGAAGTTCTTTTGGCAAGAACTACTGGAATCAGTTCCCAGAATCACAATAATCTACTCAGAACCAGGAAAGGTTCCGCTGATGATCTTTCGGGATTTCGCACATTGACTGAAAAAACAGGGAAAAATTGGGAGAATAGAGGTAAAAGAACGGTTCAATTGGCAAGAGATACCAAAATCAGTTTGCCCATTCTTGATGATCATCAGCTTCTTGACCAAGAACCATTCTTGAACGAAAAATCAGCGGCCACACAGGAATCTACTGGGCAAAGCAAGATGAAGATTACTTTTAAGAAGAAACTAGTTGTAATGATCGATATTCCTGATCGAGTGACGAAGCAGAAAACAGGCGATATTTGTTCTCTTCCGTCAGAACAGAACCAGCGGGAACAACTTCCACTGGAGTTGAAGAAGTACGTAAAGGAACTGGGGGCAACAGGGGACCCTGTTTTGGTGATTGAAAAGAAATTGTCTGCTTCAGACGTGAACACTGGGCTTCAAAGATTGTCGATTCCGGTAAAACAGGTTCTGAATCACGGGTTCTTGACAGAAGAAGAGAGGAGGAAATTCAACATTGATAACAAACAGCAAGAAATTAACGCCCTCTTAATTGAGCCATCACTTGCTCAATCAGGAATCAAGTTCAAAAAGTGGTATATGGGGAACTCTGAAGTGTACGTGTTGGTGAGTGGCTGGAATGAGGTTGTGAAGAGGAATGGATTGAAACCAGAAACACCAGTGCAGCTATGGTCATTCAAGAAGGATTCACAATTGTACTTTGTTTTGGTGCGGTTGTAG